DNA from Prunus persica cultivar Lovell chromosome G6, Prunus_persica_NCBIv2, whole genome shotgun sequence:
GGCATTGGAGTTCACTATGCTACCTGGTTGCATGTAATGTCATTTCATTTCTTATGCTGGACTTTTTGGTAGGATGTGGACAAGTTCAAGGCCCTGTAGTTCGGATGTACTAACCTtctctttattcttttttttttgggtagatCAAGAATATATAAACGAAAAAAGAGACCAAGGGTATGTAAGCTTCTTTTCAACATCATGCAAAGATACACACAACTCtaccttcattttttttttccgaacCAATCATATAATGTCATGtgttttaatgtttttaatataGCAATATGCAGTTGACTTGAGATACCGCTACAGTAACATTCTTGTTGCATAGAAGCTCTTCTCGACGGACATGATACTAGATTTCATTAACAAGGGCCTTTAGAGCACTCACCAACATGCACTCCAACTGTGTCTTGGACATaccgaaaagaaaagaaaagaacaggtTAACAGATTAtagttaataaaaaaataacaaaaggaataggaagaagaaaggttCTCTGAAATTTCCTACTGATTTAACTTTCTTGGTCTGATGGCCAAATACTGATTTAAACTCACAGGGCTTTTCCCATTTCAGGTTCAGCACCTTGAAACAAACAAGAGAGTACTAGGCTTTTGACAATTTCTCCAAAAAGATACAGAAACAAGCTTTCTAGCTGTTCTCAACTCAACAACTCTTCACTTCTGTTCTCTCACGTGCGTTGTTCTACTATTTGCTCTCTACATCATCACCTCAACCTCAACCTCACCTATATTCTGTTTTACAGTTACCATTTCCTAATTAATTACCATgcctgaatttgaattttaccTTTTGATTTACCCTTTTGCTTGTATCATTTCGCTAATCAACTGATGCAAACAATGAGTCTCTCTAGCCCATTAGAGGAGAAAAACTTGATTGCAACAGGATAACATTAGGGGAGTAAAACTTAGTTGCTATTTCCGGCCGATATCATGTGGAAAGGTTATCAGGCGTGTCATAGCTTTATTGGCCGGAGATAACAAAACAACGTTATCCCCGTTTCATGCAAGTGGATGCTTACTTCTTCCAAGGTGTCTATCCAAACACAATGAATATGTGGAGGTGAGCTGCAACAAATGGAGCTAGtctataatttattttgatcaGAAGCTCATCAATGGAAATAACCAAATAGCCAACCTCATCCAATTTGTGAATTAATTTTAGTGGATACACAAACATTTATGTATGATAATTGCAAACATGTGAAGCCACTTTTTTTGCTCAATTGGAGAGGACCCTACTCTCCCTGTTCCTGTTCCTAGTCCTAGTGAGGCATTTAGATGTTGAAAATTTCTTGGCTCTGGCTCTGGCTTTCCTGTGCCAATtactcaaattttcacaatacATTCTTTTCATGCATTAAAACTACAACCATGCATTGTTAACATTGATTTTGGCATTTAAAACCCACATCAATTACAACCAACAAGATTCTGTACCTGGCTATGAGCTTTGGACTGGTCTGCGCTCTTTGGCATCAAAGACATCATAATGTTTGGTGAGATAGATGGATCATACATGGAGTTGTCATTTTGACAATGCGGTGATTGCCATGTGGCTTGAGAAACAAACATAAGTAGTTCTTGGTCATATGATTTGAAGTTAAAATTTTTGACCTTGACTCTTCCAAGTTTCTCACTTCTCTCTCAGTATGAATTGGCACGCGTAAATGTTAAAAGACAAAAGGCAAAAAGGGGTTGAAGAAAATATGCAAACAGGCTTTGATTCGTTGGCTCAAAACTTTTGAAgaatctttatttttcatgatctCTTTGCATGCGACTTATGATAAGAAAGAGATGTAGCCAAACTTTTCACCAACTTAAAGACAAAAGGCAGGGCAGGACCACCGACAACAAGAACAAAGATATCCACACAAATTCCCATATCTGCAAACCTAATTTCAAAGCTACATGTCTTCTCCATCCTGCTTCTCTTTTACTTATTTCAGACTGGTTTCTAAATGCATCAATGACCTATTATCCTCCTCCGTTTAAATTCGATGCAAAGCTACTTTACAGAATCTAGAAATTTGCTAATCTTCTACAAGGGCATCCCCAACCAAAATTCATCTAATGCATTTACTGGGATTTTCATTCGATCACATGAACAAGTTGCTGGAAGAAACTGTCAGCTATTAAGTCCTTAGTGGAAGTTCCAATGAATTCAGACAACTTTCATATAGTATTATGAGGTATATTCATTTCAAACAATAAGGGATTTGATAGTGTCTGAGTTCCCTTGGACATGAGAAACAGTTGACAGGAAATGGCATATCATACTGGGAAGGAAACTGCATTTAGTACAACATACAGGCACACAACTGCAAAAACGTTGAAAATCAGGTGCTTAATAACTTGCAGACTCAACTATAAGACGGCATTACGAATCACATTAACAATTTTCATCTGGATaattgcttctttctttttctttttctttttttggtttgcaaTGACAAAATCTAACTTCCGAATGCAACCACACACAAATGTAAAAAGTACAAACGAGATTCTTTAACTCGTAGACTGTTGCACGAACATACGAAGACGataacattaataaaaacattGACATATTTTAATTGCTAATTGCCTTCTTGCAATTGACTGACAGAATCTGACTTGTAAATGCGACAGAGTCACATTGCTCATTCTCTAAACAACTGGTTATTTGCAAATATAGGATTTTATACTACACACAAGGCATATTTAAAATTAGGTGTTggatcaaaagaagaaaacgaaGAAGAGAGTGAGGTGTTGATAGGGCACTTCAGAGAGACCCAAAGAGTAAGAAGTCAATGTGACTAAATAAGGTCACAATAAACTATTTAGACCGTAGAGTTTAGTGTCCAATTGATTAGAAAAGAACTGTTCACACACTAGAAGCTTATTTAGGACTATGCATAGTTTATATGTACTACGATCAAGCTTCATCACTGAGTCTAGTTACTCAGTGTGAAGCAGAGTAGACAAACGCATTACTGCGAGTATTCTCCATTTAAGATAATGTATATCACTTCATTTAACATGATAGAAATGTGAGAATACTTCATGAATACTGGTTTTATGCATATagcacaaacacaaaatgCAAAAGCCTCTAAAGCAGGAAAAAATTGTTGGCAAGAAAATATTGGTTGTGTACAAGGGAGTCTAATGGTGTGTTTGGTCTGTTGGTAAGAGCACCCCACCCAAATTACCTAATCTTATAGCTTTAgatattttgaacttcagCTATTTGACAttccaatctctctctctctctaatctAGTTTAATAAACCTGCTAACAAACACACTGCTCATTATtcacctaaaccctaaactccAAAGTCATTGGTTTGTTCAATCAGACAGAGGAACCAAAGACTTTTGCTGTCCATCATTTACCCCTTTATTGTTTGGTACAAAAAATGACTAGCGTCACCCATCTCCACCTCTGGCTTTAACATTCTTCCATTCCTCTTTTTActaacaaaataaattgaacCTGGACTTCTACAATCTACCCTTCACCCCACCCCCATACCACTTGACCTAACATAAGATTAATAGGTTGCTAAAACAACATTAAGCTGAGATCAAGAGGATGTCTTGCAGTTATTTTTCTAGATAAAAAGAGGTATATCAACACCCTAATATGGCAGATCAGACACGATTTCTTCCATTCATCCTTAAACACACACACCTCCCCCTCCTGTCCTGTCCTGCCCCGTCCAAACCATCTCTtcatatagagagagagagagagagagagagagagagagagagagataccgATTCATTTTCACAGGTTTGGCCACAAAAGGAATCATATAGCATAGAACATACTAATTGCACCTTAAGATAGATAACGCCAATAATATAATATGCAAAAGAGGGATTGTATATTCTACCATGTTTAATAGTAGACAATAGACAAGAAGAGATTAATGAGGACTGCTAAGCACATCCACAGACACACGATTTAGAGAAGGCAACCGCATCTGCTGGTCCTGCAGTTTGCTCCTTTTAAATCGAGGATCTGGTGAGGATGAGACCGGTGATGCTGCAGCCCACGAATCATTTGATGTATCACAGCTGAAAGATGCATCAATAACTCCATTAGGGCTGCCGGGGACTGATAAATGCTTTCGTTTGTGGCTCTGGTTGTGGATGTTGCCATAGCTGCCTGATAGTTCCAGGATGAGCTTGTAGCACTCATTGACTCTGTCCTGTaaaaaaacatcataatactcaACTATTTAGGACATCAAGTTTAGATTACATTATATTTTCTGAAGCAGGAGAGAATAAATTACATAACTGAGAAATCCATGTCTTTAAGTACAAACCTTACTGACTTTAAGTACATTCATAAGCTGACTCTGGTATTCCACAGGATTAAATGCCTCAATCTCATCAATAACATGAAGCATTGTTGCAGTAGCTAATATGGAAGGCATGAAGCACATAAATCTGGAATCTGCGATTAAAATTCGATATGGAAGATGAGATTTAGTGCCAACTGGTGTCATTGTGCATACATTTTGGTCAATTTTATATAAGTTTGATGCCAATAAACTCATTGAGTATAAATGAAATAGAGAGCCCTGTTGTTTGCTCACCAGCAATGACAGAGAGAAGGAGGCGCTCACATCTCCACAGAAACTCCCAATGTAAGTGGATCTTCAAACCAAACCTCCTGATAATATGATCAAAGAATGAATTTGGAGTTACTGGATTCATCCTCCACCCAAGAGTTGATAGCACCAAAAGCTCCATTCTTTGAATGGTCTTTGCTTCAAATACATACTTTGACGACTCCACCTAAAcacaataggaagaagaaaaaaaaaaccacattgATTGATTACAGAAGAACTGGACCAAGAAACACAATAGTCTAGCAATTTAACAAACACCAAAACTGAATATAGGCATTACACATACTTGCAAATCTAAGAGAAGGGGCACATGGATCTCTTCCACTTTGGCAGCCAAAGACACACAAGCGACGGCAGCGAG
Protein-coding regions in this window:
- the LOC18775029 gene encoding cyclin-D3-2, which codes for MALQEEPQELQNPPMAFDALFCEEGLEEDLGDNGIEEESEGCVGNMEKQSTFPLVLLENDFFWEDDELASLISKEEQTHVCFSGSISDGPLMAARKEAVEWILSVKAHYGFSSLTTVLAVNYFDRFIASLRFRRDKPWMSQLAAVACVSLAAKVEEIHVPLLLDLQVESSKYVFEAKTIQRMELLVLSTLGWRMNPVTPNSFFDHIIRRFGLKIHLHWEFLWRCERLLLSVIADSRFMCFMPSILATATMLHVIDEIEAFNPVEYQSQLMNVLKVSKDRVNECYKLILELSGSYGNIHNQSHKRKHLSVPGSPNGVIDASFSCDTSNDSWAAASPVSSSPDPRFKRSKLQDQQMRLPSLNRVSVDVLSSPH